A stretch of Babesia bigemina genome assembly Bbig001, chromosome : III DNA encodes these proteins:
- a CDS encoding 16S rRNA processing protein RimM domain containing protein, putative, giving the protein MSGMGFCYVVICASALVCNLATTFGIKRASIASHAGFISCGHNVSAYRPSRIADSNAANDFPADVGWDTDDLVLPNKYYKRSKHSKVGFKGGLRKEVETQEERLARTFNIFAPMPKEELMSTSSRPNAPDPDLVADINKYIKHHIEKEKQESAKLAGSGSSPPRKSEKPPKPLAKPVAAPDPQPQVKCPNAILLDKSILFSTPLDEYIVIGKILSPHGLRGHVKVRSLCSNPEIKLCEPGYRFLKFPNRDETVMPIKIDSGKLLDGEKTYRLKLEGVDTKDQALRLNGAFLSVSIRDVPPLEEDCYYSRDILNLNVYLFNDKTKTCLGKVVGFWHREDLVHHPKLANLTEDLIEVEMDIRLSLQTLLALTKRSAELDGETPAASEVVKSKKVTVVTDRDLDMADDVIDAEEVLANSNMMGVHYVKYYTCSICNREFTNYSIALEHDRAHDAGVVTESPDHEHVSNGQEAQSTKGEQIYTLDEYYEKEIKKPVRRFYIPLIKEETIKFVDVPNNSLYVDTFTVFIGEDGNKVAK; this is encoded by the coding sequence ATGTCAGGAATGGGATTCTGCTACGTTGTTATCTGTGCGTCGGCCCTCGTCTGCAATCTGGCCACGACGTTCGGCATAAAGCGCGCTTCTATCGCGTCTCATGCAGGATTTATCAGTTGCGGGCATAATGTTTCCGCCTACAGGCCGTCGCGCATAGCGGACTCCAACGCGGCTAACGATTTTCCTGCAGACGTTGGGTGGGATACGGACGACCTCGTCCTTCCCAACAAGTACTACAAGCGCAGCAAACATTCCAAGGTGGGATTCAAGGGCGGGCTGCGGAAAGAAGTCGAAACGCAGGAGGAAAGGCTGGCGAGGACTTTCAATATATTTGCTCCCATGCCTAAGGAGGAATTGatgagcacatccagcagGCCAAACGCCCCTGACCCTGATCTTGTGGCTGACATAAACAAGTACATCAAACACCATATAGAAAAGGAGAAACAAGAGAGTGCGAAATTAGCGGGAAGTGGCTCATCACCTCCACGGAAATCAGAAAAGCCACCCAAACCGTTAGCGAAGCCAGTGGCGGCTCCCGACCCGCAGCCACAAGTAAAATGCCCCAACGCAATATTGCTTGATAAAAGCATATTGTTCTCAACACCCCTGGATGAATACATCGTTATAGGTAAAATATTGTCGCCACACGGATTGCGGGGGCATGTTAAAGTGAGGTCGCTGTGCAGCAACCCGGAAATAAAACTCTGCGAGCCCGGGTACAGGTTCCTGAAGTTCCCCAACCGTGACGAGACGGTCATGCCGATAAAGATCGATTCAGGGAAGCTTCTGGACGGTGAGAAAACCTACCGCCTAAAACTAGAGGGGGTCGACACCAAGGACCAAGCGTTGAGGCTCAACGGAGCCTTCCTGTCTGTTTCAATCAGGGACGTACCGCCTCTAGAAGAGGACTGCTATTACTCCAGGGATATCCTGAACCTCAACGTGTACCTGTTCAACGACAAAACGAAGACCTGTCTAGGGAAAGTGGTCGGGTTCTGGCACCGGGAAGACCTGGTCCATCATCCCAAATTAGCAAATCTGACTGAGGATCTGATCGAAGTGGAAATGGATATCAGGCTATCATTGCAAACGCTGCTGGCACTCACAAAACGTTCTGCTGAACTGGATGGTGAGACGCCTGCAGCGTCCGAAGTCGTCAAATCCAAAAAGGTGACAGTAGTCACGGATCGTGACCTGGACATGGCGGACGACGTGATAGACGCAGAAGAGGTATTGGCCAATTCCAATATGATGGGCGTCCATTATGTGAAATACTATACGTGCAGCATTTGCAATAGGGAGTTCACCAACTACTCCATCGCTCTTGAACATGACAGGGCGCACGACGCTGGTGTGGTTACCGAATCTCCCGACCACGAACATGTGTCTAATGGCCAAGAGGCCCAAAGCACGAAAGGAGAACAGATTTACACTTTGGACGAATACTACGAGAAGGAAATCAAGAAACCGGTGAGACGGTTCTACATACCGCTCATAAAAGAGGAAACTATCAAGTTTGTGGATGTTCCCAACAACAGCCTGTACGTCGACACGTTTACTGTGTTCATCGGCGAGGACGGCAACAAAGTGGCGAAATAG
- a CDS encoding valyl-tRNA synthetase, putative, with the protein MVPKKTLGELQSAYDPKAVEEGWYDWWSSQGLFTPSSESEPNAKGRWVAVLPPPNVTGKLHIGHALTVSIQDCLARWHRMRGDTTLWIPGTDHAGIATQTVVERMLMQTENKNRHDFSRVDFVKRVFEWNDQYGSNIKTQLKRMGASLDWTRDAFTMDAVRSKAVIEAFVRMYRDGLIYRATRLVSWCPHLSTALSDIEVDTFEVTAPVRIKLPGYDSTVEVGSLWIFKYQVKGADPEKHISVATTRIETMLGDVGVAVHPNDARYRDLVGCELVHPFIPDRKLVVVADEHVDPEYGTGAVKLTPSHDKNDYDIAKRHGLPFVTIFTDDGRINRNGGEFEGMHRFECRKVIEGRLKEMGVLEDKVPNSKPMTIPRCSRTGDIVEYMIIPQWYVNCQELAARAMEHVRTGELTLIPSSYVSVWEMWLGNIQDWCISRQLWWGHRIPAYRVVSAELNGEEPWIIAHDQAEAEELARRQYPSLTSFELKQDEDVLDTWFSSGLFPLSTLGWPDEQHPDFLKFFPTTLLETGNDIIFFWVARMVMMSLHLMGKLPFSKVYLHPLVRDARGEKMSKSKGNVLDPLEVIEGTTLESLNEKITNSSLPAGEIKKAIALQKQQFPQGIPACGTDALRLGLLSLTRQNRAILLDVNKIISCRHFGNKIWNALKFAMPKIQGLRVDMGTVPSTLQWEDRWILLKLNEYIAKVTEAFENYQFGDAVQAAYDFWLYQLCDVYLEVVKPRLPSFKDVAEVGPVVEGAIYALNSSFSVGLRLLHPIMPYITEELYHHLPEHLRTSDSICVAEFPTVQSAWEDASVDGEMQLLKSAVHSLRSLAVTLGIPPSVAKTGFLVATDPRDSGVLATLSPHAATLAKFERVSVVSAGAPELAQCVQDVSSSYVSYVQVDSSMDLSKTTAKLSAKLQKSRQSLQGYQKKLTAPDYESKVPESVRELNAAKIQELELEISQLERAIAELERLRI; encoded by the exons ATGGTCCCTAAAA AGACGCTGGGCGAGCTCCAGAGCGCCTACGACCCCAAGGCGGTCGAGGAAGGCTGGTACGATTGGTGGTCCAGCCAGGGTCTGTTCACCCCGTCGAGTGAGTCGGAGCCCAATGCCAAGGGGCGTTGGGTGGCCGTGCTGCCCCCTCCGAATGTCACTGGAAAGCTGCACATCGGCCACGCGCTGACCGTGTCCATCCAGGACTGCCTGGCCAGATG GCATCGCATGAGGGGCGACACCACCCTGTGGATCCCCGGCACCGACCACGCCGGCATCGCCACCCAGACGGTTGTGGAGCGCATGCTGATGCAGACGGAGAACAAGAACCGCCACGATTTCAGCCGCGTCGACTTCGTGAAGCGCGTGTTTGAGTGGAACGACCAGTACGGCAGCAACATCAAGACCCAGCTGAAGCGCATGGGCGCTTCCCTCGACTGGACGCGCGACGCATTCACCATGGACGCGGTCCGCTCCAAGGCCGTGATCGAGGCGTTCGTGCGCATGTATCGCGACGGGCTCATTTACCGCGCCACCCGGTTGGTGTCGTGGTGCCCCCACCTCTCTACGGCGCTCTCCGACATCGAGGTGGACACTTTCGAGGTCACTGCCCCCGTGCGCATCAAGCTGCCCGGTTACGACTCGACCGTTGAGGTGGGGTCCTTGTGGATCTTCAAGTACCAGGTGAAAGGCGCGGATCCGGAGAAGCACATCTCCGTCGCCACCACCAGGATAGAGACCATGCTCGGCGACGTGGGCGTCGCGGTGCACCCCAACGACGCCAGGTACCGCGACCTGGTCGGCTGCGAGCTCGTGCACCCCTTCATCCCCGACCGCAAGCTCGTGGTGGTGGCCGACGAGCACGTGGACCCCGAGTACGGGACTGGCGCAGTGAAGCTGACCCCATCGCACGACAAGAACGACTACGACATCGCGAAGCGCCACGGTCTGCCGTTCGTGACGATATTCACCGACGACGGCCGCATCAACCGTAACGGCGGGGAGTTCGAGGGCATGCACCGCTTCGAGTGCCGCAAGGTCATCGAGGGCCGCCTGAAGGAGATGGGCGTGCTCGAGGACAAGGTGCCCAACTCGAAGCCCATGACCATCCCGCGCTGCTCGCGCACCGGCGACATCGTGGAGTACATGATAATTccgcagtggtacgtgaacTGCCAGGAGCTGGCTGCGCGCGCGATGGAGCACGTTCGCACCGGGGAGCTCACGCTGATCCCCTCGTCGTATGTCTCCGTGTGGGAGATGTGGCTGGGCAACATCCAGGACTGGTGCATCTCCCGTCAGCTGTGGTGGGGTCACCGCATTCCCGCGTACCGCGTGGTATCTGCGGAGCTCAATGGCGAGGAGCCGTGGATCATCGCCCACGACCAGGCCGAGGCGGAGGAGCTGGCCAGGCGCCAGTACCCCTCCCTGACTTCGTTCGAGCTCAAGCAGGACGAGGACGTGCTCGACACGTGGTTTTCGTCCGGGCTCTTCCCCCTGTCCACCCTCGGCTGGCCTGACGAGCAGCACCCGGACTTTTTGAAGTTCTTCCCCACCACCCTGCTCGAGACCGGCAACGACATCATCTTCTTCTGGGTTGCGCGCATGGTGATGATGTCGCTGCACCTGATGGGCAAGCTGCCGTTCTCTAAAGTCTACCTGCACCCGCTGGTGCGCGATGCGCGCGGTGAGAAGATGAGCAAGAGCAagggcaacgtgctggacCCCCTGGAGGTCATTGAGGGGACCACCCTCGAGAGCCTCAATGAAAAGATCACCAACTCCAGCCTGCCTGCCGGTGAGATCAAGAAGGCCATTGCGCTTCAGAAGCAGCAGTTCCCGCAGGGCATCCCCGCTTGCGGCACTGACGCCCTCCGTCTCGGCCTGCTCTCCCTGACCCGCCAGAACCGGGCGATCCTGCTCGATGTGAACAAGATCATCAGCTGCAGGCACTTCGGCAACAAGATTTGGAACGCGCTGAAGTTCGCCATGCCCAAGATCCAGGGCCTCAGGGTCGACATGGGTACAGTGCCCTCGACCCTGCAGTGGGAGGACCGCTGGATTTTGCTGAAGCTGAACGAGTACATCGCCAAG GTCACTGAGGCCTTCGAAAACTACCAGTTCGGCGACGCCGTGCAGGCCGCCTACGACTTCTGGCTGTACCAGCTCTGCGACGTCTACCTCGAGGTGGTGAAGCCGCGCCTGCCGTCGTTCAAGGACGTTGCGGAGGTCGGCCCCGTCGTGGAGGGCGCCATTTACGCCCTcaacagcagcttcagcgtCGGCCTGCGCCTGCTGCACCCCATCATGCCGTACATCACGGAGGAGCTCTACCACCACCTGCCGGAGCACCTGCGCACGAGCGACTCCATCTGCGTGGCGGAGTTTCCCACCGTCCAGTCGGCGTGGGAGGACGCCTCTGTCGATGGCGAGATGCAGCTGTTGAAGTCCGCGGTGCACAGCCTGCGCTCGCTTGCCGTCACTCTGGGCATCCCGCCGAGCGTGGCCAAGACCGGTTTCCTGGTCGCCACCGATCCGCGCGACTCCGGCGTGCTCGCCACGCTGTCGCCGCATGCAGCGACGCTAGCCAAGTTCGAAAGG GTGTCCGTCGTCTCCGCAGGCGCCCCGGAGCTGGCGCAATGCGTGCAGGACGTGTCGTCATCGTACGTCTCCTACGTCCAGGTGGACAGCAGCATGGACCTGAGCAAGACGACCGCCAAGCTGTCCGCCAAGCTGCAGAAGTCCCGCCAGTCGCTGCAGGGCTACCAGAAGAAGCTGACTGCCCCCGACTACGAGTCGAAGGTGCCGGAGAGCGTGCGCGAGCTCAACGCCGCTAAGATCCAGGAGCTGGAGCTCGAGATTTCGCAGCTGGAGCGCGCCATTGCGGAGTTGGAGAGGCTGCGCATTTGA